A genomic segment from Methanoplanus limicola DSM 2279 encodes:
- the artA gene encoding archaeosortase A, translated as MEAALVFASAISFLIFLVIPEKFRKYPAIAGWVFIVASVVADIPYYINSENNFLYPVIGILGIPFVAITAGELLKDNKYVHYLSRGAAIAFLIYVPFGYIQPLGDALIAIVTSQCVVILNAIGFDITQLAWNLVSHDGFRVEIILACTGLQAIAIMLGLAFCVPSTFNEKILSFLVVAPVIYILNLFRNVFVIMAYTGQWLQVLPEIASNGEYGYESFFWAHNVIAELGALVFLIVLALILFRINRNLGIFSEEIVNLYYGKIKYFTGGFGRDK; from the coding sequence ATGGAAGCGGCCCTTGTTTTTGCGTCTGCAATATCATTTCTTATATTTCTTGTAATTCCTGAAAAATTCAGGAAATACCCTGCAATTGCGGGCTGGGTTTTTATCGTTGCCTCTGTTGTAGCCGATATCCCGTATTACATAAATAGTGAAAATAATTTTTTATATCCGGTTATCGGGATACTTGGGATTCCTTTTGTTGCCATAACGGCAGGTGAACTGTTAAAGGACAATAAATATGTTCACTATCTCAGCAGAGGCGCGGCAATTGCCTTCCTGATCTATGTGCCTTTTGGATATATTCAGCCGCTGGGTGATGCCCTGATTGCGATTGTTACATCACAGTGTGTCGTTATTCTGAATGCAATAGGTTTTGATATCACACAGCTTGCGTGGAATCTGGTGTCGCATGACGGGTTCCGGGTTGAGATTATCCTGGCCTGTACAGGTCTTCAGGCGATAGCAATTATGCTTGGGCTTGCATTCTGTGTACCATCAACCTTTAATGAGAAGATTCTCTCTTTTCTTGTTGTCGCGCCGGTAATCTATATCCTTAACCTCTTCAGGAATGTCTTTGTTATTATGGCATATACTGGTCAGTGGCTCCAGGTACTCCCTGAGATTGCGTCAAACGGGGAGTATGGCTATGAAAGTTTCTTCTGGGCGCATAATGTGATTGCAGAACTTGGCGCACTTGTATTTCTGATAGTTCTTGCACTTATCCTGTTCAGAATCAACAGAAATCTGGGTATATTTTCAGAAGAGATTGTTAACCTCTATTATGGTAAAATAAAGTATTTTACCGGAGGTTTTGGTAGAGATAAATAA
- a CDS encoding transcription factor S, with protein MMFCPECKSLMKASGGKLKCTRCGFEKDIANKSQLMKTSTRTEKEITIVDSEDEIATLPTTAIRCPECGNNTAFWWLRQLRSADESEVRFFKCTKCKFTWREYD; from the coding sequence ATGATGTTTTGTCCAGAGTGCAAAAGCCTGATGAAGGCATCCGGCGGTAAGCTAAAATGTACCAGATGCGGTTTTGAAAAAGATATTGCTAATAAATCCCAGTTAATGAAGACCTCAACAAGGACAGAGAAGGAGATCACCATCGTTGACAGTGAAGATGAGATTGCAACACTCCCGACAACCGCAATAAGATGCCCTGAGTGTGGAAACAACACGGCATTCTGGTGGCTCAGGCAGTTAAGATCTGCTGATGAAAGTGAGGTCCGGTTCTTCAAATGCACAAAGTGCAAGTTCACCTGGCGTGAATACGACTGA
- a CDS encoding acetate--CoA ligase family protein, which yields MAEWLLSEAEGYDFLKKYDVPVPEYRIVKSADDAADSAAEIGFPVVMKIVSPQIIHKSDAGGVIVGVSSAEEASRAYDKIISNISSANPDAEIEGVIVEEMAESGVELIIGGKTDPSFGKTITFGIGGTLVEFLKDVSLRILPLTEEEVRKMVREINSYKLISGYRGSTPKDEDGLIKIIMNVCRAFEETEDLKEFDINPLRLYEKGACAVDTAFIFSDEHNGSQAEQELVPVEYFNPESIAVIGASESPGKMGYAVMHKLSSFPGKLYPVNPNRDRIMCFKTYPSILDVEGNVDMAVITVPSRLVPGVMDECGKKGVKIAVVITAGFKEMNEEGRKLEEKMVAIAKRHGTRIVGPNCLGLISPHKGYDTTYVQRSPTPGNIAFLSQSGAIVNAVVDWSLTHDVGFSSVVSVGNQSDLTFLDYLHWAESDENTDAIIMYIEEINNGREFMKRVSEVAKVKPVVAIKSGSSARGRAAAASHTGSLAGSYEVYMEAFREAGVLSVTNLEDAFLAAEFLSHHKHYPLGRRAVVVTNAGGFAVLSTDYAERYGIEIVDLPQNVIDEMNTFLPEFWNKGNPVDLLGDADGERFARTFNVLAKHDDLWDICVVIGFPNLVLTSERFAKQIMQLSDDTDKRIVSVLLGGAEMTGGREILRENKVPPFEELETAFRVVGRTLQSKFRAKGQGLF from the coding sequence ATGGCAGAATGGTTATTAAGTGAAGCAGAGGGATATGATTTCCTCAAAAAATATGATGTGCCGGTACCTGAATACAGGATTGTAAAATCCGCAGACGATGCGGCAGATTCTGCCGCAGAGATCGGATTTCCGGTTGTCATGAAGATCGTCTCACCGCAGATCATCCACAAGAGTGACGCCGGAGGTGTCATAGTTGGTGTGAGCAGTGCAGAAGAGGCATCCAGAGCATATGATAAAATTATATCCAATATTTCATCTGCAAATCCGGATGCGGAGATTGAGGGTGTAATTGTTGAAGAGATGGCTGAATCGGGCGTTGAGCTTATCATCGGAGGAAAGACCGATCCCTCCTTTGGCAAGACAATTACATTTGGAATCGGCGGAACACTTGTCGAATTCTTAAAAGATGTCTCGCTCAGGATTCTGCCCTTAACTGAAGAAGAAGTCCGCAAAATGGTCCGTGAGATCAACTCCTACAAACTGATCTCAGGATACAGGGGATCAACCCCAAAGGACGAGGACGGACTTATAAAGATAATTATGAATGTCTGCCGGGCCTTTGAAGAGACTGAGGACTTAAAAGAGTTTGATATCAATCCTCTCAGGCTTTATGAAAAGGGCGCATGTGCTGTTGATACGGCTTTCATCTTCAGTGATGAGCATAACGGCAGTCAGGCCGAACAGGAGCTTGTTCCGGTTGAGTATTTCAATCCGGAATCTATTGCAGTTATAGGTGCATCCGAGAGCCCTGGAAAGATGGGTTATGCTGTAATGCACAAACTCTCGTCATTCCCCGGCAAACTCTACCCTGTAAATCCAAACAGGGACCGCATTATGTGCTTTAAGACGTACCCGAGCATTCTTGATGTCGAAGGGAATGTCGACATGGCTGTAATTACAGTCCCGTCAAGACTTGTGCCGGGTGTGATGGATGAGTGCGGCAAGAAGGGCGTTAAGATTGCGGTTGTAATCACTGCCGGATTCAAGGAGATGAATGAGGAGGGCAGAAAGCTTGAAGAGAAGATGGTTGCCATTGCAAAGAGGCATGGCACAAGAATTGTAGGGCCTAACTGTCTCGGACTTATCAGCCCTCATAAAGGATATGATACGACCTATGTCCAGAGATCACCGACACCCGGCAACATCGCCTTCCTTTCACAGAGTGGTGCAATTGTAAATGCTGTTGTTGACTGGAGTCTCACGCATGATGTCGGATTCTCATCTGTAGTCTCTGTAGGAAACCAGAGTGACTTAACCTTCCTTGATTATCTCCACTGGGCAGAGTCGGATGAGAATACCGATGCAATCATCATGTATATTGAGGAGATTAACAATGGCCGGGAGTTCATGAAGCGTGTGAGTGAAGTTGCAAAGGTTAAACCTGTTGTTGCAATAAAATCCGGTTCATCAGCAAGGGGTCGTGCAGCGGCAGCCTCACACACAGGTTCACTTGCAGGAAGTTACGAGGTCTATATGGAGGCCTTCCGTGAGGCGGGCGTTCTTTCGGTTACAAACCTCGAAGATGCCTTCCTTGCTGCTGAATTCCTCTCACACCACAAGCACTATCCGCTTGGCAGAAGGGCTGTAGTGGTTACAAATGCAGGCGGTTTTGCAGTTCTCTCAACCGATTACGCAGAGCGCTATGGTATTGAGATAGTTGACCTGCCGCAGAATGTCATTGATGAGATGAATACTTTCCTGCCGGAATTCTGGAACAAAGGCAACCCTGTTGATCTCCTTGGTGATGCAGACGGCGAGAGGTTTGCAAGAACCTTCAATGTCCTCGCAAAGCATGACGATCTCTGGGATATCTGTGTTGTAATAGGATTCCCGAACCTTGTGCTCACTTCTGAGAGGTTTGCAAAGCAGATCATGCAGCTTTCGGATGACACCGATAAGCGCATAGTGTCCGTGCTTCTTGGCGGTGCTGAGATGACAGGAGGGCGTGAAATTTTAAGAGAGAATAAGGTGCCACCTTTTGAAGAGCTTGAGACTGCCTTCCGTGTAGTCGGCAGGACTCTTCAGAGCAAGTTCCGTGCAAAGGGTCAGGGACTCTTCTAA
- a CDS encoding TATA-box-binding protein, with translation MKVNPEDSLKIENIVASAKVADELDLQMINEEIKDAEYNKKRFPGVVLRMQDPKIAALVFGSGKVVLTGAKSIDNLSRGLEILGEKLRALKLDIPTNLEYKVQNIVTSADLGSPINLNKIAVGFNLDRIEYEPEQFPGLVYRLEEPKVVVLLFGSGKLIITGGKETKDAKAAVIKIMSDLSNLGLI, from the coding sequence ATGAAGGTGAATCCTGAAGATTCTTTAAAGATAGAAAATATTGTAGCCTCCGCAAAGGTTGCCGATGAACTTGATCTTCAGATGATAAATGAAGAGATCAAAGATGCTGAGTACAACAAAAAGAGATTTCCGGGCGTTGTACTGAGGATGCAGGACCCAAAGATAGCAGCACTTGTATTTGGTTCAGGAAAAGTTGTCCTTACAGGGGCAAAAAGTATAGATAACCTCTCAAGAGGTCTTGAGATTCTCGGAGAGAAACTCAGGGCATTAAAACTGGATATACCCACCAACCTTGAATATAAGGTCCAGAATATTGTAACATCAGCAGACCTTGGATCCCCAATCAATCTTAATAAGATAGCAGTCGGGTTTAACCTTGACAGAATAGAATATGAACCTGAGCAGTTTCCGGGGCTGGTGTACCGCCTCGAAGAGCCAAAGGTCGTAGTATTATTATTTGGTTCAGGAAAACTGATCATAACGGGCGGTAAAGAGACAAAAGATGCGAAAGCGGCAGTCATAAAGATTATGTCAGACCTCTCAAACCTTGGACTCATATAA
- the rpiA gene encoding ribose-5-phosphate isomerase RpiA: protein MTDANIMKKNAGYYAAELVEDGMIVGLGTGSTVFFAMEKLSSMINGGLDIVGVPTSYQAMRRAREYGIPLGTLDDYPTLDLAIDGADQIDPKLRMIKGRGAAQTMEKCVCDAADSFIVVSDPSKLSDRLDAVVPVEVIPFACSTMMETVRKLGGVPVVREGVKKDGPVITDSGNFEIDCSFGIIKDPESLESRLNNIPGVLSCGLFTQYSSKTRVVIGKKNDVEVILLGD, encoded by the coding sequence ATGACTGATGCTAATATTATGAAGAAGAATGCCGGTTATTATGCGGCAGAACTTGTCGAAGACGGGATGATTGTCGGACTTGGAACCGGTTCGACAGTATTTTTTGCAATGGAGAAACTCTCCTCTATGATAAACGGTGGTCTTGACATAGTGGGAGTTCCGACCTCCTATCAGGCGATGAGGCGTGCACGGGAGTATGGCATACCACTTGGAACTCTTGACGATTACCCCACGCTTGATCTGGCAATCGATGGTGCAGACCAGATTGATCCAAAGCTCAGGATGATTAAGGGCAGGGGTGCGGCACAGACCATGGAAAAATGTGTATGCGATGCGGCAGACAGTTTTATAGTTGTAAGCGATCCTTCAAAACTCTCTGACAGACTTGATGCAGTTGTTCCCGTTGAAGTCATCCCCTTTGCATGTTCAACCATGATGGAGACCGTAAGAAAGCTTGGCGGAGTTCCGGTTGTAAGGGAAGGTGTAAAGAAGGACGGCCCGGTAATAACTGACAGCGGCAATTTTGAGATAGACTGCTCATTTGGGATAATCAAAGATCCGGAAAGCCTTGAGAGCAGACTGAACAATATACCCGGAGTACTGTCCTGTGGACTGTTTACGCAGTATTCCTCTAAAACCAGAGTTGTAATCGGAAAGAAAAATGATGTTGAGGTAATCCTACTCGGCGATTAA
- a CDS encoding SIMPL domain-containing protein, with the protein MKSGRIIILAVMLIAVLALAGTASAQTTEDDRLIHVSGTGKVTTDPDVVKITIAVETENTDAVKAQQENAERMTKTVSSLKALGLTDDEISTAGYNIYSYTTGSDSPFGKDKKIYKVTNTVLVDTNKIDLAGDIIDASVMNGANRINSIYFTLSDEKSQSLRSQAITAAVEQAKLDADAVSAALGVTISGVKSVNVGSSYTPYSYSNSMDYAVMEKAAGGMAVPTPVQPDTVDVTASVSIDYLIM; encoded by the coding sequence ATGAAGAGTGGAAGAATTATAATTCTCGCAGTCATGCTCATTGCAGTCCTGGCACTGGCAGGCACAGCATCGGCACAGACTACGGAGGATGACAGGCTTATTCATGTCTCAGGCACAGGCAAGGTCACAACAGACCCGGATGTTGTGAAGATAACCATAGCCGTTGAGACTGAGAATACAGACGCCGTTAAGGCACAGCAGGAGAATGCAGAGAGGATGACAAAGACCGTAAGCAGCTTAAAAGCTCTTGGTCTGACAGATGACGAAATAAGCACAGCAGGTTATAACATCTACTCCTATACTACAGGTTCAGACTCTCCGTTTGGAAAGGATAAGAAGATCTATAAGGTTACAAACACTGTCCTTGTTGATACCAACAAGATTGATCTTGCAGGAGACATCATTGATGCAAGCGTTATGAACGGTGCGAACCGGATAAACAGCATCTACTTCACACTAAGTGACGAAAAGTCACAGTCACTCAGATCACAGGCAATCACTGCGGCAGTTGAGCAGGCAAAACTTGATGCCGATGCTGTCTCAGCAGCGCTTGGCGTTACAATTTCGGGCGTTAAGTCCGTCAATGTCGGTTCAAGCTACACACCATACAGCTACAGCAACAGTATGGACTATGCGGTAATGGAAAAAGCGGCAGGCGGTATGGCTGTCCCTACTCCGGTACAGCCTGACACTGTCGATGTTACAGCATCTGTCTCTATCGATTACCTGATAATGTAA